TACCGGAGAGGTTACGAGTGGTAATGCTTTGGCTGCAAAAAAGGGAGAGGCCGAAACCGGCGGGGACGGAGTTGAAAAAGATagcaagaagaagaagaacaagaaaagTGAAcgaaaggagaagaaaaagaagaagcgttccaagaaaaagaagaagaaggcaGCTTCTTCCAGTAGCTCCAGCAGCAGTAGTTCGGAATCGGATTCAGATTTGGACAAGAAAAGCGGATCCAAGGAAGACGATTTTGATCCCGCCACCTCAATTCGGGTAGCCATGCGGAACATTTTGAAGGCTCAAGAAGCAGCCACTAAGGAAGCGGAAGTTGGGGAACTTACCGGAGGAAAGTGGACTGTTGTGCAGACGGCTTCATCAACTCAGGAGCTCACTGCTCCTCCTCCACCTTTCATGACGGCTGGAGCAGAGAACAGAGAGAAGAAACGGGACGAGCTAATGCTATCGCAGTGGGTTACGCCGGATCCCATCATATCTGACTCGgagaaaaaaatgctggaaCAATTGAAGGGCAAGTTGAAGAAACGAGATGACGACAGGGACTCTGGTCGTGCTGGAAAACATAGGGAGTCTAGCAGAGAAGGAAGTCGTGATAGAGATAATAGACGTTCTCCAGACAGACGCGATCGGGATCATAAAGATCGAGGAAGACCGGATAGCCGGGGACGAGTAGACGATTGGAAGCGCAGTCGATCGAGGACACCGCCATGGAGACGCCACGGACGTAGTCCAGGTCGTCGCGATTTCCTTAGAGATCGTCGCAGCCCGGATAGACGACGAGGTGGAATGGCAGATCGTGGAGGACGCTTTGATCGACGGAGACGAAGCCGGTCACGGGGTCGCCGGAGTCCCAGCTATGGACGGGGTCGTTTCCGAGCTCGTCGATCATTCTCAAGATCCCGATCCAGATCACGAACCAGGTCAAACTCGCGTGGAAGAAGGGTTATCGAAAAACCTGTTGTGAACTTCCCCCCGGAACCAAAACCGAAACCAGAGAAGAAGGTTAAAAAAGACGACGaaaagaaggagaagaaaacCGTTTCTTTGGCTATTGGTCAGAAAAAACTACCATTCATAGGGCGAATGCCTGTCTTCAAAAAGCAACAGCAGGAAGCCAAGAAAGAAGGCACGGTTCCAACAGAAAAGTCAATCGTTAGTCACGAAGAACAAGTCGAGAACGGAGCGAAACATCAACCGGAAGAATTTGTAGACATGATGCCGGATCCATTCCAGTACGTAGCCCTAATGGGAGTTCCACCTCCTCCACCAGTCAATCCTGGCAAACCGGACGAAATTCTTCCTCCCGGAATCGACGAAGCAGAAGCTGATTCGGTACCGAAACCTATAAGCGATGCACCGATCCCTCGGAAAGGTCCGCTCCCGAAAGATTTCCAAGAAGCTCTAGACATTCTGTTCGATGGAGACAAACCCAAACCAGCTGATCTGATtgcaaacgaaaccaaacaACCCGAACTTCCCCCGGTTCCCGTGGAACCTGTCGTTATGGACACAGACCAGCCGCAGATGATAGTTCCGGAGGCGATCGAAATCTACAACCAACAGATCGCGGCCCAATACAGTGGAGCAGTTGTACAGGCCAATCCGGTAGCCTACGATGACGAAGCGCAAAACCAACCGCTGGACATGGATGGGACCGATTCGCGCCAAGCGCCCGGTGAAACCCTCGATGAAAATACTGCCAGCAACGATTCGGACGTGGTCACCAACGAGGGGGAAACCATACTGCCTCCCCCGCCGCCGGAAATCGAGAACGAGGAAACACGTCGCAAACGGGCCGAACTTGCCGAGCTGGCAATGCTTGGGATCGACGCGGACGATATGGCGgcgcagattttttaagctttttacaGTGTGGCAAACAGTTTTGTCAATGATGTTTATGATTACTAATTACCTACGTAATAGAGTTCAGTTGAAAGCGCTGTGGAATGTCATCGTTTGTTAAGCggctcaagaaaaaaaaaactttgctaaGGTTACTACAACACATAAAAATATCAACTATATGATATGATGTTCCAGTCAATAGATTCTAGAGAGGATAACTACTGATTGTGTAGgcgtaaaatttcaaaagacatACACAATTTGAGAAGGATATAAAAATCGACCACTTAAAATAATTGACTTCAAGTACTGCTAATTTCACTAATCCGAAAGCCGTGTTCACTCATACTACTGTTTTACATCTTGATTTTACTGTAAGACAACTGTTTTTTAATCcccttaaaattgtttttaatataaGTATTGAGTCTTACAGCAAACAAAAGCTCAAGAGAATAATCTATAGAACAGTCGGATGAACAACGATAAGTAGCAGTAGATTAACGGTAAAGCTTGAAAGCAGTGAAAAGTGAGGTATATATCGATTACAGCAACAACTGAGTCTAATCTACGCAATGGAACTGATTAACTGCATGTATTGAGGGGAAAATTTAACTTCGAGGAATTAGTTAGAAAAGCTTCACATCTTAATCACATACGGATAATTATTTTTGACCCAAAGACAAAACATAACCTCAAAACAATCAGAACCATGCTGTACAGATTTGCAAAGGTATGTCAATAAGTATGTAGCTTGAAAAATGACGTTTCAAAACAAACCACCTTAGAATAACTAAAATTAAACAGATCGCCTTGTTCTACGTTTCTGCCCAACCCTGCGTCCTGAGGATTTTACGACGAACTTAGAATGGGAGTAtgacatttggcataaagccatttggcataatgccttttggcataaagccatttggcataaaagccatttggcataatggccatttggcataaaggtcatttggcataaaagccatttggcataatatCTTTTTTCGTGCGGTCACGTTGAGAATCACTTTTTGGACAACGTTGCAAGTTTTCTTTTCTTAAGTTTTGCGGCATTGCCGCAAACATCGAGGATGCAGGGggtgaggcggcacaaagccgccgaggctccccaatccgaggtggccgccgacccgccgtcggaagcggcggccttaTTATATTGGTCTAGGTCTACTGGGGCCTCCTAGGTttacgtgaaagctaggggtgatcccttagccccggtCCGCCACGCGATAGCGCGAAGGACAATATTTAAtaaaagttcgaacgcgcagcgtgaggaggctgGTGTTGACTTTTGTAGAACCGCAAGAAGTAAAGCGTTTAGACCTAAGCTTGaaccgactcctcacgctgcgcgttcgaactttcaTGAAATATTGTCCTTCGCGTTATCGCgcggcggacggggctaagggatcacccctagctttcacgtaaACCTAGGAGGCCCCagtagacctagaccaatgtaataaggccgccgcttccgacggcgggtcggcggccacctcggattggggagcttcggcggctttgtgccgcctcaccCCCTGCATCCTCGATGTTTGCGGCAATGccgcaaaatttgaaaaaattggaagtTTATTTAAACAGTCACCACTCGGTAAGCtgaaattatgccaaatggctttatgccaaatggctttatgccaaatggcttttatgccaaatggcctttatgccaaatggcttttatgccaaatggctttatgccaaaaggcattatgccaaatggctttatgccaaatgtcaTACTCCCCTTAGAATAATGGTTTGAAGGCCGGCGCAGTTTGCCCAGCCGTCCTTCGAACAGGATGTCTTCAATGAATTTCTTAGCGTATAGCTGCTGATCGGCACTCATTTTGCTGTACTCTACACTCCACCCTCTTGCGATGATCTGGGCGTCTGAGGCGCAAtcttcaaaatgttcgaagGCCTTTGGCACCTTTTTAGTCCTGCTAGTTTTGCCGGTTGTGGCTCCTGATCCCAGGATCGTTCACGCATTGGGCTAGACCGGGGCCCAGGCGTATGAAAACATTCTTCATAGttctaaaacaaataaaatggaCATATGTATGTCACAGAGGCtgcattttcataaaatttcatactTGTCTGTTGTTGACCTCGTGGATGATGCTAGCTAATAAGGATGTTAAAAAGTGATATAAAAACTTTGGATAAAATACttggaaacttttgaaaaaaaaagctttggaaTAACTAATAAGGACTTAAGAAGATATTTCATAGTTCATGAATGATTAAAGAAACACTACTACTGTTGAGTTTTTGTAATTAATCAGCAATACAAAGAAGTTTAGCTTCCGAAAGTTCGCCAAGCACacgccaaataaaaaaaaggtaaaattcatcAATACACAAAGGTAACTGTTGTAACCGAAAAAGGTGACATCTTTCCGCAGTGCAgcaaaaaacttcagattcaacaAAACGCGGTAAAACCGTGTACCTTAGAATTAGAAACGAAGGATAAGGCTAAATACTAATCATATTTTAATGATTACTTTACAGCGTGGCGGCCCACTCAGTGTGAAGATGAATCTTCATTCACCCACCCACCCACGCCATCGTCAGAAACCGAACCAATAATTCAAATCGTTCCGAAACAACGTATAGGCTTCAATTTACTGCCTCGTGTAAAACGAATTTCCTTCAGGTAAGTCTTTCAATCCAGTTAGATGTCAATATAACTTTGTCCTATTAGGAATGATATTTCTGGAAAAACCTATTCTTTCCttcacatattttcaacttgttttgatgtattttgtcaTATGGCAACACCAATTAAAATTTGCGAACCAATTTCGCATAACGGAAATAGGACATCATTTCGAAAGACATATTTACCAAGCTTATTCATCGTTGAATGGCTAGTTGAAAACGAAAACAAGGATACCCCACTCCATCTCACTAGCGGTAATCCAACTCAGATATCGTTTTGCAGTTTAATTGAGTGGCAACCAGCCAGTGGGGCGGTGGAGACgacaatcagaaaaaaaacaagaagcgACAGAGGCCGACAGCCAACCATTGCAAATTTACTTGCAAGAGCTGAATATGTTCTTAGTTTGTAAAGCTGTCATCCATGTTTTGAAAGGGAATTAGCAAAAGCGAGTTCACAAAATAAGTAGTTTATGAAATAAGCCGCATTTATTAGTCATAAACAGCTGTAGGTACTTATAATGTAGTTATTAATGCCTGAAAACGTTTATTCAACTAAACATTTAATCATAAAGCAGATCATGAAGTAAGGGATATGGATTAAAGTGATCGCTTGCAGTCGTTTCCACAAAACGCATCCTGAGGATGTTACGATGACTCCGAAGGATCGTTGGAAACGTTCGAAGGCGAAGGTGGTGACGAAGCCGCCGGGTACACGTCGATTGGAGATCTAGGAGCTGAACGAGCATCATTATCATTTAAGTAGCCAGGTTGATGGGCCACGAACTGATGACGGCCAGCAGGTTTATGGCGATTGGTGTTGGGAACGCCGAGAGACTGGAGCGGATCATTGACGGTGATCGAGTGCCGGTGCAGGTTTCCCAGGCGTCCTTCGAACAGGATGTCGTCAATGAATTTCTTGGCGTACAGCTGCTGAGTTGCGCTTAGTTTCCGGTACTCTACACCCCACCCTTGCGCAATGATCTGGGCGTCTGAGGCGCGGTCGTTAAGTGGTTCGCCAAGAGGATCTCCGAGAGGTTCGTCAAGAGGTTTGCTGCAGGCCTTCGGTACTGGTTTAGTCCGTTTAAGTTGGCCGTTTCTCAATGATGACATTTTTATCATGGGTCTTCTACGTTTTGGGTTCCGTTTTGGGCGGGGTTCAGGGGGTTCAGGTGTTTGAACACTTTCTTCTTCAACGATCTAAAACAGAATAAATGTGAATTTAATTGCAGTTCTAGTTATGtaaagaatttaatattttttcaaaaccaatctaCATAAAGAGTGATTGAACAGATCTAATGTtgtacaaaaaaacttttaagcaatttttccgTGTATGAAATACTAAAATGAACCAACTGTACCTCCGTTTTGAAATTCGTTTCGAAAAATTCCGTTTCATCTGCGGTCaaattttcgtcaatttggCTAGTTTCGTCGACTTGACTGGCCGTCAAAGCTTCCTCGATTTGACTTGGCGTTAAACATTCAGAAGGTTCACATTCCTGATCCCTCAGGAAGTCGAGCTCGTTGAAGAACCACAAACCGGGCACGTATACATCGCCTGTGCCTTCGTCAGATTCGATGCACTCCCGGACTTTCTTCATTTCTCTCCTGTAGCTTGTGCGCAAAGTGTTGATCTTGGCCCGCACAATCAGCCTGTCTGCGTTGGGCTCGATCTGCTTCATTTTCCTTATAAGTATCTCGTATGCCGCGGTTTTTAATTCCCTATTTTTATACTCGGCACTTTTCACCTTCCACAAGGCGGGCAAACTCCGGTACAGCGCAATGAATTCGGACCAGAACTGACGTCGGGCTTCTTCCGTTTTGGTGGACTGCATTTTGGAAAGAGGTAGAACTACCGGAACTCCGATTTCAACCACGGAACACGAAAGAAACAGCTATCCGCACGCAAGCGAGTGGGAGTTGACTGACCTGAACTTTTGCACAAATCATACCATACACGGTCAAACAACAATACTCAAACTTGAGGTGTTTGCCCAAACTTTCCAAAGCGAGTATGAGCACGAAATCCCTTCGCAGATTTGAAAACGGTCTCTCATCATATCGGTCTTGTTTCATGGTTGAAATCTGTCCGatagttaaaatttattttgaattcaaccgtttatttttaataatatttatttttttaacaaaaacgttgaaaatgtcataaaaatgttAGGAAATGCTGTAGTTATTTTGCAAttgccaaaaaaacaaatttttggtttAAAGCTCACAATTGAAGATTATTTACAAACAAGCCGCTTAAATGTACGAAAGTTTCTAAAAAATAGGggtcattgaaaaaattaataaatgcaTTGCCCATGGGCtatatcatttaaaaatctgaaacaaacCGAATCATCGAAAGCATTACTGGTATAATAAATGTTGTATTTAAGAACAAGATGAATGCATATACATTTGTCAGAactcggaatattttttatctagTTTGAATTCCATAAATGAACCGAATTTAGCGCCCATACACGCTGAGCCACATTGAACcatcaatgtttgaaaaataaccataatggaaGTTTTGTGGgtcaagtcgttttatgagttttctgGGAAAACACCTTATATTCGGATCGGATCCGGATCggacaaaaacatcaaaatttcgtttatgctgtaagtttttttccttcgtttttttttgtcgcgGTCGCGATCAGGGTGAGTACAGCTTCGGGTGTGCTCTTATAccaatacacggaatcgtccatcttgtgacaggcaatcgtaatcgtaggcatggtaggcgaataattggctgtcaaaaagtgctccgtctccacccctcACCATATTGAgcaacttttggtaccccttgcctactattcctcaatatgcatccacccgtagctgtaggcATTCTGGTCGCGACCAAGGGGGTAAAAGAAGGTGATCCGATCtgtcaaatttcagaatcagcCATGTTGGTTGCTTAAGTTGTGCATGTTCATTTGCCTTTACTCCATAGAACAGCTGAGAGCTTGCCTTTTCATTTCCGCGTTAgtttgttgtattttcgcatggtgtgatgcaaaaatggcaatatttctatcacatacggctgaaatagaaacagtgttgtaaaaaaatacaacgccccaagatcttgaaaacatttttgcatgataaaattatcaaaatgacataatttctacactttgtgaacttgctctaaattACGTTTATAAGTAATTGATattcaagatttttattttaaatgacaATCCGGACTCAACTTTCATGCTTTCTTCAAAGGTAAAAAGTTTACTCAAATTCGACTTGCTTTTTCTAGCCGTGTACCAAATGTTTGACAACAAAACGATCACCATCTGACAGCATAAAACTGTCAGCAGGGCTGCGTCCAATTCGCATTCCATCGCAGTCGCAGATTTTGTGCAACCGCAGCGATTTTCCGATAAAATATTTGTGCGCGCTCGCTCACTCAAACGGGATCCCCGTTAGTTTAGACGCAGTCGTTCCTTCCCGTCTCAGCTCTTAGTAGTTAGCCGTATACTAAAAAGCATTTTTGCCGAGTGGAAGTCAAGTTCCTGTTTCATTCGATTGCCAGCATTTTGCGCGACCAGGTCCGTGTGCGTCGTCGTATCGTCGgtgtcggatttttttcttcaatattcgCATCTTGGTTCCAGTGAGGTGGCCGTTTCGGTCCATTCCGCGGGTGTTGCACTACTGGTGTCTTgatattacaaaattaagtccaaaaagtgaatttttaggAGTGTGCCCAGGTTCGATTGTTCCGATTGTGTGGTGAGAATACTCCCTATCATCCCGGTTTCTGATCCGGTTCCGAGCTTACGGTGTGTGCAATCTGCTACCGAGCCGAGAgtgttacagtttttttttctcgccaaGTGGCTCCCCAATCTAATCACAGAGTGCGTGCCCGATTTTCGCAGCCAGCAGGAGAAAATTAGTCGTCTCGGGATAGGTGAGAAATTTCTTATTGTTTGTGAAAATTACTGGGTGACTGGGTGC
The window above is part of the Uranotaenia lowii strain MFRU-FL unplaced genomic scaffold, ASM2978415v1 HiC_scaffold_702, whole genome shotgun sequence genome. Proteins encoded here:
- the LOC129760650 gene encoding zinc finger matrin-type protein CG9776-like: GEVTSGNALAAKKGEAETGGDGVEKDSKKKKNKKSERKEKKKKKRSKKKKKKAASSSSSSSSSSESDSDLDKKSGSKEDDFDPATSIRVAMRNILKAQEAATKEAEVGELTGGKWTVVQTASSTQELTAPPPPFMTAGAENREKKRDELMLSQWVTPDPIISDSEKKMLEQLKGKLKKRDDDRDSGRAGKHRESSREGSRDRDNRRSPDRRDRDHKDRGRPDSRGRVDDWKRSRSRTPPWRRHGRSPGRRDFLRDRRSPDRRRGGMADRGGRFDRRRRSRSRGRRSPSYGRGRFRARRSFSRSRSRSRTRSNSRGRRVIEKPVVNFPPEPKPKPEKKVKKDDEKKEKKTVSLAIGQKKLPFIGRMPVFKKQQQEAKKEGTVPTEKSIVSHEEQVENGAKHQPEEFVDMMPDPFQYVALMGVPPPPPVNPGKPDEILPPGIDEAEADSVPKPISDAPIPRKGPLPKDFQEALDILFDGDKPKPADLIANETKQPELPPVPVEPVVMDTDQPQMIVPEAIEIYNQQIAAQYSGAVVQANPVAYDDEAQNQPLDMDGTDSRQAPGETLDENTASNDSDVVTNEGETILPPPPPEIENEETRRKRAELAELAMLGIDADDMAAQIF
- the LOC129760649 gene encoding uncharacterized protein LOC129760649 — encoded protein: MQSTKTEEARRQFWSEFIALYRSLPALWKVKSAEYKNRELKTAAYEILIRKMKQIEPNADRLIVRAKINTLRTSYRREMKKVRECIESDEGTGDVYVPGLWFFNELDFLRDQECEPSECLTPSQIEEALTASQVDETSQIDENLTADETEFFETNFKTEIVEEESVQTPEPPEPRPKRNPKRRRPMIKMSSLRNGQLKRTKPVPKACSKPLDEPLGDPLGEPLNDRASDAQIIAQGWGVEYRKLSATQQLYAKKFIDDILFEGRLGNLHRHSITVNDPLQSLGVPNTNRHKPAGRHQFVAHQPGYLNDNDARSAPRSPIDVYPAASSPPSPSNVSNDPSESS